A region of the Bradysia coprophila strain Holo2 unplaced genomic scaffold, BU_Bcop_v1 contig_232, whole genome shotgun sequence genome:
aCGAGAATTACCATTCCACATTATTTGCTTAAGTGAAATTAAAAAGGAACACTTATTTACCAAATCGGTCTATTTAAGCCGTGAATCGGCGAGACACTCAAGTCAATTCAAGTATTGAAGCCGAATCGACCatttgataaaatgaaagtaCTAGTCGCTTTAGCATTGTTGGTAGTGGTTTGTCAAGTAAGTAAATCGAATGGAAACCTTACTTGTGTTTCAGTCACTTAAAGTCCCCCGATTAAATCTTGTGTAATATTGTCATACTATCTGTAAATGCTATACCGATGTCACTCACTAGATTTTCCTTCGTGTAAGTTTCTCATCTTACATATAACAATATTACACAAGTTCAGAGGGCGCATTATCGATTGTAATGGGTTTTCGGTCCATGTGCAGAACATCAATGGAACGATAATGactaacaaaaaacattttcaaaggTTGACAGCCAGATAACAATCAGACTCCCAGCGCCACCTCTGGTAAAGCTTCCACCAggattcaaaattaaattgccggtACTTCCTGTTCAAATAGCTGGATCACCTGCAGACGCTGCCACAGGTATATCTATTTCTTCACAAATGTATTGAaccaatttccaatttcttttaaaattttttttttagctacCGATGGTTCATCAACCGACGCTACCGGCTCAACTGACGCTGGTGCAACTGATGGCGCTACTGATGCTGGTTCAACTGGTGCTACTGATTCCGGCGCAACTGGCGCAACTGATTCCGGTGCAACTGGTGCAACAGGATCTAGTTCAACTGGCGTTGCTGATTCCGGAAAAGCTGTTTTCATTTATGACCTTTTCCCTGGATTTGagttgattttcaaaaactcgcCATGGTTTAAACTTGTTAAGGGTGAACGAGCCACAAAATCCAAGTCCGGATCCAAAAAATCTAAATCCAAATCCGAATCCAAAGCTGGAAGCAAAGCCGAAGGTGAAGGTGACGCAACTGAAACCGAAGCTCCAGCTAGTGACGCTCCTGCTGGTGATGCTCCAGCCGCTGACGCTCCAGCGGCTGATGCTCCAGCTGCTGATGCCCCAGCTGCTGATGCTCCAGCTAAGTAAAAATATTGCCAAGTCTGTACACGCTTGGTAGTGTATCTGTTCACTTCAGTAAATatctaaataaattgaaaaatatttatcgtgaaacaatgaaacattttaaattttggaacGGCAAAGACTCTCTAAAATATCATAGAACACGTTCTTCTGCAGCAGACTCCATCCTGTTATAAGAGGaatcccggcaaaaactctttcagagcaaagttggacgcagtctacagtctatatgtgtgataacttctaaaacaagtgatatcgctagaggtgacgctgtcagcgtcgttacgcaaaattaaatttcacagccaattaattgaaattagctgatctagttttccaaaccattcgccaattttttttttcagaaaaaattttaaccaacagaattttgactgaaaaattttcaacaaaaaattctgcgtcgcatgtggcagattaaatgttctcgtaggtttgtccgtgagcatctgccactttgcgacgcagaattttttgttgaaaatttttcagtcaaaattctgttggttaaaattttttctgaaaaaaaaaattggcgaatggtttggaaaactagatcagc
Encoded here:
- the LOC119075860 gene encoding protein rtoA-like; the encoded protein is MKVLVALALLVVVCQVDSQITIRLPAPPLVKLPPGFKIKLPVLPVQIAGSPADAATATDGSSTDATGSTDAGATDGATDAGSTGATDSGATGATDSGATGATGSSSTGVADSGKAVFIYDLFPGFELIFKNSPWFKLVKGERATKSKSGSKKSKSKSESKAGSKAEGEGDATETEAPASDAPAGDAPAADAPAADAPAADAPAADAPAK